A window of the Acidimicrobiales bacterium genome harbors these coding sequences:
- a CDS encoding TetR/AcrR family transcriptional regulator: MSSPISPEVMAATRRLLDHGGRDDLSLSAIAAEAGVSRVTLHRHGIDVTQVVVALVQAASDDLRQHLWPTLTSPGTAAERLAEGVRVLCDVVERHGAVLSAVYHSPVQPHPSVEGRTLTFDFAEPFERVLLDGGHDGTTRSQAPDRDAEFLVNAVTWTYLHMRRSHGWSVTDAAEACLELCRLYLPPLQAAE, translated from the coding sequence ATGTCCAGTCCGATCAGCCCGGAGGTGATGGCGGCCACCCGGCGCTTGCTCGACCACGGCGGACGAGATGACCTCTCACTGTCGGCCATCGCGGCCGAGGCCGGGGTGTCCCGAGTCACCCTGCACCGCCACGGCATCGATGTGACCCAGGTGGTCGTTGCGCTGGTACAGGCGGCGAGCGACGACCTCCGCCAACACCTGTGGCCGACGCTCACCTCACCGGGCACAGCGGCCGAACGGCTCGCCGAGGGTGTCCGAGTGCTGTGCGACGTGGTGGAGCGCCATGGTGCGGTGCTCTCGGCGGTCTATCACTCGCCGGTGCAACCCCATCCCTCGGTCGAAGGGCGAACGCTCACGTTCGACTTTGCCGAACCGTTTGAGCGAGTGCTGCTCGACGGAGGCCACGACGGCACAACTCGATCGCAAGCGCCGGACCGCGATGCCGAGTTCCTCGTCAACGCGGTCACCTGGACCTACCTGCACATGCGTCGTTCACACGGCTGGTCGGTGACCGACGCAGCCGAGGCGTGTCTCGAACTGTGCCGTCTCTACCTGCCGCCTCTACAAGCCGCCGAGTGA
- a CDS encoding Gfo/Idh/MocA family oxidoreductase, translating into MTSPLRIGVLGAARISPPALFIPARDTDDVVVVAIAARDRSRAQAQADEFGIERVYDTYEEVLADPEVDAIYNPLPVNAHLPWGVKALEAGKHLLQEKPLTSNAADARTLVAAGERAGLVMMEAFHWRYHPLAARLRELLDAGVVGEISSVSGSFTVRIDPSDDVRHAYELSGGALMDLGCYPAQWLRFVVGAEPRVVSATMVEGRPNTDIITDIELLWDATDDRGSITGAIHTAMDDTATAGAELEVIGSKGRLHINNPIAPHNGHLLTVDVEGDQHTEVVDGLTTYHHQLHAYRDAIRHGSPIPTGGQDAIANMELIDAAYLAAGFPLRGAQ; encoded by the coding sequence ATGACGTCACCATTGCGAATCGGCGTGCTCGGCGCAGCGAGGATCTCGCCTCCGGCGCTGTTCATCCCGGCCCGAGACACCGACGACGTCGTCGTGGTGGCGATCGCCGCTCGCGACCGCAGCCGGGCCCAGGCCCAGGCCGACGAGTTTGGTATCGAGCGGGTCTACGACACCTATGAAGAGGTGCTCGCCGATCCCGAGGTCGACGCCATCTACAACCCGCTGCCCGTGAATGCGCACCTCCCGTGGGGAGTGAAGGCACTCGAGGCCGGCAAACACCTGTTGCAGGAGAAGCCGCTCACGAGCAACGCCGCCGACGCCCGCACCCTGGTGGCCGCAGGCGAGCGGGCGGGCCTGGTGATGATGGAGGCCTTCCACTGGCGCTACCACCCGCTGGCAGCGCGACTGCGCGAGCTCCTCGACGCCGGGGTGGTCGGTGAGATCTCCTCGGTCAGCGGCTCGTTCACCGTGCGGATCGACCCGAGCGACGACGTTCGTCATGCCTATGAGCTCTCGGGCGGGGCCTTGATGGACCTCGGTTGCTACCCGGCGCAGTGGCTGAGGTTCGTCGTCGGTGCCGAGCCTCGCGTGGTGTCGGCCACGATGGTCGAGGGGCGGCCGAACACCGACATCATCACCGACATCGAGCTGTTGTGGGATGCCACCGACGATCGTGGGTCGATCACGGGCGCCATCCACACGGCGATGGACGACACGGCCACGGCGGGCGCCGAACTCGAGGTGATCGGGTCGAAGGGGCGGTTGCACATCAACAATCCGATCGCTCCCCACAACGGTCATCTGCTGACGGTCGATGTCGAGGGAGACCAACACACCGAGGTCGTCGACGGGCTCACCACCTACCACCATCAGCTGCACGCCTACCGTGACGCGATCCGCCATGGTTCACCGATCCCGACGGGCGGCCAGGACGCCATCGCGAACATGGAACTGATCGACGCGGCCTACCTCGCGGCCGGCTTCCCGCTCCGGGGAGCTCAGTAG
- a CDS encoding DUF429 domain-containing protein, with amino-acid sequence MTRSRPEGKATDWLEADELLVESQPADLEVAGIDGCPGGWAIARLRGDQLRVERADSLVSIFAETRSGNLAVAAIDMPIGLLADRSRSSDAAARKLLGPRRSSVFATPVRSTLQAEDYADACARSREASGKALSKQAFHLLPKIAHIDRLIEPDDQSRIVEAHPECAFARLAGQPMAFPKATAEGRALRVKLLRNAFAALTTITVDDLLAARVVPAVDLLDSLVLVLTARHVVAGTERRLGGDLDPTGLYAEIVY; translated from the coding sequence GTGACGCGTTCGAGACCCGAGGGGAAGGCGACCGACTGGCTGGAGGCCGACGAGCTGCTGGTCGAATCGCAGCCTGCCGATCTCGAGGTGGCCGGGATCGACGGCTGCCCCGGCGGATGGGCGATCGCCCGGCTGCGGGGCGACCAGCTCCGTGTCGAGCGGGCCGACTCACTGGTATCGATCTTCGCCGAGACTCGTTCGGGCAACCTCGCCGTCGCTGCGATCGACATGCCGATCGGCCTCCTGGCCGACCGCAGCCGCTCGAGCGATGCCGCAGCCCGCAAGCTGCTCGGTCCTCGCCGGTCGTCGGTGTTCGCCACCCCGGTCCGCTCGACGCTCCAGGCCGAGGACTACGCCGACGCCTGCGCGCGTTCGAGGGAAGCGAGTGGGAAGGCGTTGTCGAAGCAGGCGTTCCACCTCCTGCCGAAGATCGCCCACATCGACCGCCTCATCGAGCCTGACGACCAGTCCCGAATCGTCGAGGCGCATCCCGAGTGCGCGTTTGCACGGCTCGCCGGACAGCCGATGGCGTTCCCGAAAGCCACGGCCGAAGGCCGCGCCCTTCGTGTCAAACTGTTGCGCAACGCGTTCGCCGCCTTGACCACGATCACCGTCGATGACCTCCTGGCGGCGCGGGTGGTCCCCGCGGTCGACCTGCTCGACTCGCTCGTACTCGTTCTCACCGCTCGACACGTCGTCGCCGGGACCGAGCGCCGACTCGGCGGCGATCTCGACCCCACCGGGCTCTACGCCGAGATCGTCTACTGA
- a CDS encoding TIGR03084 family metal-binding protein, with protein MEAICDDLEAEHAALDAVLDGLSEDQWNADTPAEGWTIKDQISHLAFFDETGTAAAVDHDAFRAGATELMKSSRGVDTATDIGRAKTGAEVLEWWRAARAAMLGAFRALDPKDRLPWYGPDMGARSFATARLMETWAHGQDVIDALGVEREATDRLRHVAHIGVGARRFAYTVNSLEMPEPGVYVELTSPSGDTWTWGDPEWNDSIKGNALDWCLLVTQRRHIDDTSLEIVGDAAKEWASIAQSFAGPPGGGRQPLGS; from the coding sequence ATGGAAGCGATCTGTGACGACCTCGAAGCCGAACACGCTGCCCTCGACGCCGTGCTCGACGGCCTCAGCGAAGATCAGTGGAACGCCGACACGCCGGCCGAGGGCTGGACCATCAAGGATCAGATCAGCCATCTCGCCTTCTTCGACGAAACCGGGACTGCGGCCGCGGTCGACCACGACGCCTTCCGGGCAGGCGCAACCGAACTGATGAAGAGCTCCCGAGGCGTCGATACCGCCACCGACATCGGTCGGGCCAAGACCGGCGCCGAGGTACTCGAGTGGTGGCGGGCCGCCCGAGCGGCGATGCTCGGTGCCTTCCGTGCGCTTGATCCCAAGGACCGGCTGCCCTGGTACGGGCCCGACATGGGCGCCCGTTCGTTCGCCACCGCCCGACTGATGGAGACCTGGGCCCACGGTCAGGATGTCATCGATGCGCTCGGCGTCGAACGTGAGGCGACCGACCGCCTGCGTCACGTCGCCCATATCGGCGTCGGTGCTCGACGCTTTGCCTACACCGTCAACTCGCTCGAGATGCCCGAACCCGGGGTGTATGTCGAGCTGACCTCGCCGTCGGGAGACACCTGGACCTGGGGTGACCCCGAATGGAACGACTCGATCAAGGGCAACGCCCTCGATTGGTGCCTGCTGGTCACCCAACGCCGGCACATCGACGACACCTCACTCGAGATCGTTGGCGACGCCGCGAAGGAGTGGGCCTCGATCGCGCAGTCGTTCGCCGGGCCTCCGGGCGGTGGGCGTCAGCCGCTCGGCAGCTGA
- a CDS encoding PIG-L deacetylase family protein: MTAAQNPLTPAPVALRLTSSNLPTPERALAIGAHPDDVDFGCGATLAKWAADGCEVSVLVCTDGSKGTWDPTTDQAQLVATRQVEQREAAKALGATGEVVFLGWPDGELESTLRQRWEIAFWIRKLRPTVVLGHDPWKRYRLHPDHRNAGWLATDGIVAARDPLFFPEQNLPHHRPDRLLLWEADEPDHAEDVLGWLDTKYAALLAHESQFESTMKATNDDQMAVFRQRVEAKLTSAGAAAGMEQAEVFKLIDDL; encoded by the coding sequence ATGACTGCCGCGCAGAATCCGCTCACTCCCGCCCCGGTCGCGCTCCGATTGACCAGTTCGAATCTTCCGACACCTGAGCGAGCGCTTGCGATCGGCGCCCACCCCGACGACGTCGACTTCGGCTGCGGCGCCACCTTGGCCAAGTGGGCTGCGGATGGATGCGAGGTCAGCGTGCTGGTGTGCACTGACGGTTCCAAGGGAACGTGGGATCCGACGACCGATCAGGCCCAGCTGGTCGCCACCCGTCAGGTCGAGCAGCGCGAAGCGGCGAAGGCACTCGGCGCCACCGGCGAAGTGGTCTTCCTCGGCTGGCCCGACGGCGAGCTGGAGTCGACGCTGCGCCAGCGCTGGGAGATTGCCTTCTGGATCCGCAAGCTCCGCCCGACCGTCGTCCTCGGCCACGATCCGTGGAAGCGCTACCGACTCCATCCCGATCACCGCAACGCCGGATGGCTGGCGACCGATGGCATCGTCGCTGCTCGTGATCCGCTCTTCTTCCCCGAGCAGAACCTGCCGCACCACCGGCCCGATCGGCTGCTGCTGTGGGAGGCCGACGAGCCCGATCACGCCGAAGACGTGCTGGGTTGGCTCGACACCAAGTACGCCGCGCTGCTGGCACACGAGAGCCAGTTCGAGTCGACCATGAAGGCGACCAACGACGATCAGATGGCGGTGTTCCGCCAGCGGGTCGAGGCGAAGCTCACCTCGGCGGGTGCGGCGGCCGGCATGGAGCAAGCCGAGGTCTTCAAGCTCATCGACGATCTGTGA
- the cofC gene encoding 2-phospho-L-lactate guanylyltransferase, with translation MRAAVLLPIKSFEVAKGRLAGALDLDQRAELARRMASGVIAACHDLPTWVICDDPEVASLAISCRANVLWRPARGLNVAVHEGVEFLAGEGYERVVVSHADLPLARDLTWVADAGPGVTIVPDRRDDGTNVMAVPTDAGFRFAYGVGSSALHRAEAERLGLEWRLIPDAELGWDVDVPEDLTALDGG, from the coding sequence ATGCGCGCCGCAGTCTTGCTGCCGATCAAGTCGTTCGAGGTGGCCAAGGGACGACTCGCTGGCGCCCTTGATCTCGACCAGCGTGCCGAGCTCGCTCGCCGGATGGCCAGCGGTGTCATCGCGGCGTGCCACGACCTCCCCACCTGGGTGATCTGCGACGACCCCGAGGTTGCCTCGCTGGCGATCTCGTGCCGAGCCAATGTGCTGTGGCGCCCGGCCCGGGGGCTGAACGTGGCGGTACACGAAGGTGTCGAGTTCCTGGCGGGCGAGGGCTACGAACGAGTGGTGGTGTCGCACGCCGACCTCCCGCTCGCTCGCGATCTCACGTGGGTGGCCGACGCCGGGCCCGGCGTCACGATCGTGCCCGACCGACGCGACGACGGCACCAACGTGATGGCCGTGCCGACCGACGCCGGGTTCCGCTTTGCCTACGGGGTTGGCTCGTCGGCGCTACATCGTGCCGAGGCCGAGCGGCTCGGCCTCGAGTGGCGGCTCATCCCCGACGCCGAACTCGGCTGGGACGTCGACGTTCCCGAAGACCTCACGGCACTCGACGGCGGCTGA
- a CDS encoding NAD(P)H-dependent glycerol-3-phosphate dehydrogenase has protein sequence MKRGKTAEREDIRVTVLGGGSWGTTVAHLCAHNAPTTLWARDAATVESINRVHINERYLAGFELHPSLVATDDFDAAVTDSDLIIMGVPTSAFRETARRVAGVVRPWVPIVSLAKGFEEKTHLRMTQILQEELPSRPVGVLTGPNLAKEILGGQPAAAVIAMTEFHIAERLQNLFTTDTFRVFLNHDVVGAELGGALKNVYAVAVGSAEGRGLGNNTRAALMTRGLAELIELGTAMGGEPLTLAGLAGMGDLIATCMSEQSRNSFVGRELGRGRPLDEILSEMNQVAEGVKASKVVHELAIEYKVLLPVAHSVYQVCWKGAKSDWAADHLLKGRVGHESGRHVRHKH, from the coding sequence GTGAAGCGTGGCAAGACCGCAGAACGTGAAGACATTCGGGTCACCGTTCTCGGCGGTGGGAGTTGGGGCACCACCGTCGCCCATCTCTGTGCCCACAACGCACCCACCACACTGTGGGCTCGCGATGCGGCAACGGTCGAGAGCATCAATCGTGTCCACATCAATGAGCGCTACCTTGCCGGCTTCGAGCTGCACCCGTCGCTCGTCGCCACCGACGACTTCGACGCCGCAGTCACCGACTCCGACCTGATCATCATGGGAGTCCCCACCTCGGCCTTCCGAGAGACGGCCCGACGAGTGGCCGGGGTCGTGCGTCCGTGGGTGCCGATCGTCAGTCTGGCCAAGGGGTTCGAGGAGAAGACCCATCTGCGGATGACCCAGATCCTCCAGGAGGAGCTACCGAGCCGCCCGGTCGGCGTGCTCACCGGTCCGAACCTGGCGAAGGAGATCCTCGGCGGTCAGCCGGCGGCCGCCGTGATCGCCATGACCGAGTTCCACATCGCCGAGCGTCTCCAGAACCTGTTCACCACCGACACGTTCCGGGTCTTCCTCAACCACGACGTGGTCGGCGCCGAACTCGGTGGAGCGCTCAAGAACGTCTACGCCGTCGCCGTCGGATCGGCCGAGGGACGTGGGCTCGGCAACAACACCCGAGCGGCGCTGATGACGCGGGGCCTGGCCGAACTGATCGAGCTGGGGACGGCGATGGGGGGCGAGCCGCTCACCCTCGCCGGTCTCGCCGGCATGGGCGATCTCATCGCCACGTGCATGAGCGAGCAGAGCCGCAACTCCTTCGTCGGACGAGAGCTCGGGCGTGGACGCCCGCTCGACGAGATCCTGTCCGAGATGAACCAGGTGGCCGAAGGGGTGAAGGCGTCCAAGGTCGTGCACGAGTTGGCCATCGAATACAAGGTGCTGTTGCCGGTTGCGCACAGCGTCTACCAGGTCTGCTGGAAGGGCGCGAAGTCCGATTGGGCGGCCGACCATCTGCTCAAAGGCCGGGTCGGCCACGAGTCGGGCCGTCACGTTCGACACAAGCACTGA
- a CDS encoding MFS transporter, with amino-acid sequence MTEPTKRADRGAPLVLVVATVTAMLTGPGQTIGVSVFIDHFVEDLALSRSHVSTAYLIGTLVGATALPTVGRWVDRFGVRRAQLAIAPLFALALFQMSFVNGMLWLAVGFTGIRFLGQGSLSLVATVTVSLGFVRNRGIAIGLFSTGSSALMAIVPVLLAVAIDQVGWRRAWWVAALTVATLLVPMAWFGLRSLPTGTASRRRRVSVDAPTDTAAEVGSAAEPEVSDGSYDRREAIRTRSFWVLAVISGSAGMFGTGLNFHQIDLLGEAGLSETAAAALFIPQVIGSTLAGLAVGYVADRVGTRWLPAAGMALLVAAHWLAAVAEPGVVVFVYAVSLGAMGGAVRTTTATLLPNWFGTEHLGSIQGLLTLFTVGASALGPVALSLTQAGFRSYPPALLLLSVVPGLAMLLVATRPSPLRVVGADKPV; translated from the coding sequence GTGACGGAGCCGACGAAGCGCGCCGATCGCGGCGCCCCGCTGGTGCTGGTCGTGGCCACCGTCACCGCCATGCTGACCGGTCCCGGCCAGACCATCGGTGTCTCGGTGTTCATCGACCACTTCGTCGAAGACCTTGCACTCAGCCGGTCGCACGTCAGCACTGCGTATCTCATCGGCACGCTCGTCGGCGCAACCGCGCTGCCGACCGTCGGCCGGTGGGTCGATCGATTCGGTGTGCGTCGAGCGCAACTCGCAATTGCGCCGCTCTTTGCGCTGGCGTTGTTCCAGATGTCGTTCGTCAACGGCATGCTCTGGCTCGCCGTCGGTTTCACCGGCATCCGGTTTCTTGGCCAGGGCTCGCTCTCGCTCGTTGCGACCGTCACCGTGTCGCTGGGCTTCGTCCGCAACCGTGGGATCGCCATCGGCCTGTTCTCCACGGGATCGAGCGCACTGATGGCGATCGTGCCCGTCTTGCTCGCCGTGGCGATCGACCAAGTCGGCTGGCGTCGAGCCTGGTGGGTTGCCGCACTGACCGTGGCGACGCTGCTGGTGCCGATGGCGTGGTTCGGTTTGCGTTCCCTCCCGACCGGGACGGCCAGCCGGCGGCGTCGCGTCAGCGTCGACGCCCCAACGGACACCGCGGCCGAGGTGGGGTCAGCGGCCGAGCCCGAGGTTTCGGATGGGTCCTACGACCGGCGTGAGGCGATTCGCACTCGATCGTTCTGGGTGCTGGCGGTGATCAGTGGCTCGGCCGGGATGTTCGGAACCGGACTGAACTTCCATCAGATCGATCTGCTCGGTGAGGCGGGTCTGTCCGAGACCGCTGCGGCCGCGCTGTTCATCCCTCAGGTCATCGGGTCGACCCTTGCCGGTCTGGCGGTCGGCTACGTGGCCGACCGGGTGGGGACTCGTTGGCTGCCGGCGGCAGGAATGGCGCTGCTCGTCGCCGCCCACTGGCTTGCAGCCGTTGCCGAGCCGGGCGTCGTGGTGTTCGTGTACGCCGTCTCGCTCGGTGCAATGGGAGGAGCGGTACGGACCACCACGGCCACGCTCCTGCCCAACTGGTTCGGCACGGAACATCTCGGTTCGATCCAGGGTCTGCTCACGCTCTTCACCGTTGGTGCTTCAGCGCTCGGACCGGTGGCGCTGTCGCTCACCCAAGCGGGGTTCCGTTCGTATCCGCCGGCGCTGTTGTTGCTGAGCGTGGTTCCGGGGCTGGCCATGCTGCTCGTCGCCACTCGTCCGTCACCGCTGCGGGTCGTTGGCGCCGACAAGCCGGTGTGA
- a CDS encoding alanine--glyoxylate aminotransferase family protein translates to MTTPIASTSARQPFSDRVLMGPGPCNPYPEVLQALGRPMLGHLDPEFLELLDETNDRLRIVFGTENRLTFPVSGTGSAGMEICLVNTLGPGDVAVIGVNGVFGGRMCEVASRTGAEVVRVDTEWGHPADPEQLLAAHPNPKLIGVVHAETSTGVRSDLEWLGQNKGDALLLMDCVTSVGGIPVEVDAWGVDLAYSGTQKCLGVPPGLSPVTVSDRARERFVEKSQSWYLDLALISAYVDGEGGRSYHHTAPISMIFGLHAGLGAVLDEGLEHAWARHAACGARLQEGLVELGFELFAADGHRLPELTTVHIPDGIDEAAIRSRLLSDYGIEIGGGLGAYAGKMWRIGCMGHTARMRNVELLLATLSRLVGGA, encoded by the coding sequence GTGACGACACCCATCGCATCGACGTCTGCCCGCCAACCATTCAGCGATCGGGTGCTGATGGGGCCGGGCCCGTGCAATCCGTATCCCGAGGTGTTGCAGGCATTGGGGCGGCCGATGCTTGGTCACCTCGATCCCGAGTTTCTCGAGTTGCTCGACGAGACCAATGATCGGTTGCGGATCGTGTTCGGCACCGAGAACCGGCTCACCTTTCCGGTGAGCGGTACCGGATCGGCGGGCATGGAGATCTGTCTGGTCAACACGCTCGGTCCGGGTGATGTCGCCGTGATCGGCGTCAATGGGGTGTTCGGCGGACGAATGTGCGAGGTTGCGTCGCGAACCGGTGCCGAGGTCGTGCGGGTCGACACCGAATGGGGACACCCCGCCGATCCGGAGCAGCTCCTCGCGGCCCACCCCAACCCCAAGCTCATCGGTGTCGTCCACGCCGAGACCTCGACCGGTGTCCGTAGCGACCTCGAGTGGCTCGGCCAGAACAAGGGCGACGCCCTCCTGCTGATGGACTGTGTCACGAGTGTCGGGGGCATCCCGGTCGAGGTCGATGCCTGGGGTGTCGACCTCGCCTACTCGGGCACCCAGAAGTGTCTCGGGGTGCCCCCGGGACTGTCGCCGGTCACGGTCTCGGATCGGGCTCGTGAACGGTTCGTCGAGAAGTCGCAGAGCTGGTACCTCGACCTGGCGTTGATCTCGGCCTACGTCGACGGCGAGGGCGGGCGCTCCTACCACCACACCGCGCCGATCTCGATGATCTTCGGGTTGCACGCCGGTCTCGGCGCCGTCCTCGATGAAGGCCTCGAACACGCGTGGGCACGCCACGCCGCCTGTGGCGCCCGGTTGCAGGAGGGCCTGGTTGAGCTCGGTTTCGAGCTGTTCGCCGCCGACGGGCATCGCTTGCCCGAGCTCACCACCGTGCACATCCCCGACGGCATCGATGAGGCCGCCATCCGTTCCCGCCTGCTGAGCGACTACGGCATCGAGATCGGCGGGGGCCTCGGCGCCTACGCTGGGAAGATGTGGCGGATCGGTTGCATGGGCCACACTGCCCGCATGCGCAACGTCGAGCTGCTGCTCGCCACACTTTCCCGGCTGGTAGGGGGCGCCTGA
- a CDS encoding cytochrome c, whose protein sequence is MSDNYTYQGDAELDESTNRVMMVGAALLFVLALVFPLYRWFEPANRDDARAANLASLAQQGEETFGFNCASCHGLNGEGGVGPALNSKQFLASATDLQIRQLISVGVPGSQMGAYAQDFGGPLTSEQIKSIAVFMRSWEEKAPDNPDWRAMIDG, encoded by the coding sequence ATGAGCGACAACTACACCTACCAGGGTGACGCCGAACTCGATGAGTCCACCAACCGCGTCATGATGGTCGGCGCCGCCCTGCTGTTCGTGCTGGCCCTGGTCTTTCCGCTCTACCGCTGGTTCGAGCCGGCGAACCGCGACGACGCACGGGCCGCCAATCTGGCCTCTCTGGCCCAACAGGGCGAGGAGACCTTCGGCTTCAACTGCGCCTCATGCCATGGCCTCAACGGCGAGGGTGGGGTCGGCCCCGCCCTCAACTCCAAGCAGTTTCTCGCCAGCGCGACCGACCTGCAGATCCGCCAGCTGATCTCGGTGGGTGTGCCGGGCAGCCAGATGGGCGCCTACGCCCAGGACTTCGGTGGCCCGCTCACATCGGAGCAGATCAAGTCGATCGCCGTGTTCATGCGCTCCTGGGAAGAGAAGGCGCCCGACAATCCCGACTGGCGGGCAATGATCGACGGCTGA
- a CDS encoding ubiquinol-cytochrome c reductase iron-sulfur subunit has translation MTDKNSQTSPDPMQRRQFLTKLWGVGGVLVAGAAGLTTWDLLRPLSSGGFGGLIRTIAPEAVPATGVVEVAAAKAYLADIEGTIVAISEKCTHLGCRVPFCDSSGQFECPCHGSVFNRAGEYRSGPAPRGLDRYPIEVDVDSGLLYVDTGDLITGPPAGVETIDEPPTGPSCASEGGH, from the coding sequence ATGACCGACAAGAACAGCCAGACAAGCCCCGACCCGATGCAGCGGCGCCAGTTCCTCACCAAGCTGTGGGGGGTGGGCGGAGTCCTCGTCGCCGGCGCCGCGGGCCTGACCACGTGGGACCTGCTGCGTCCGCTGTCCTCGGGCGGGTTCGGCGGCCTGATCCGCACGATCGCTCCCGAGGCCGTTCCCGCCACCGGTGTAGTCGAGGTCGCCGCCGCCAAGGCGTACCTCGCCGACATCGAGGGCACGATCGTCGCCATCTCCGAGAAGTGCACGCACCTCGGCTGCCGTGTCCCCTTCTGCGACTCCTCGGGACAGTTCGAGTGCCCGTGCCACGGATCGGTGTTCAACCGAGCTGGTGAGTATCGGTCGGGTCCCGCTCCTCGTGGACTCGACCGATACCCCATCGAGGTCGACGTCGATTCCGGGTTGCTCTACGTCGACACCGGCGACCTGATCACCGGGCCGCCCGCCGGTGTCGAGACGATCGACGAGCCGCCCACCGGCCCGTCGTGCGCCAGCGAAGGGGGCCACTGA
- a CDS encoding cytochrome b N-terminal domain-containing protein, whose translation MKSDINERNLIETVRRSPVGRSIWRSPTKHTPRDRAASHWSSFLLHIYPVKVRRGDIGFKYSWYLGVISTVLFGSLTLSGIYLMFFYVPSPAQAYTNIQTLQTEVAFGQYIRNVHRWSAHLMVLSVSAHMAKMFYRGAYKAPREFNWVIGVILLALTLFMSFTGYLLPWDQLAYWAVTVGSEMAGYTPFVGEQVKETLIGGKVVGSATLLRFYVLHVAVMPVTMVIALMFHLWRWRKDSMLELERNEPVGHPAPASSEELAGV comes from the coding sequence ATGAAATCGGACATCAACGAGCGGAATCTCATCGAGACCGTTCGCCGGAGCCCGGTCGGCCGTTCGATCTGGCGCTCCCCCACCAAGCACACACCGCGCGACCGAGCCGCCAGCCACTGGTCGAGCTTCCTGCTGCACATCTACCCGGTGAAGGTTCGCCGGGGCGACATCGGGTTCAAGTACTCGTGGTACCTGGGTGTGATCTCGACCGTGCTGTTCGGCAGTCTCACGTTGTCCGGCATCTATCTGATGTTCTTCTACGTGCCGTCGCCGGCCCAGGCGTACACGAACATCCAGACGCTGCAGACCGAGGTCGCCTTCGGCCAGTACATCCGCAACGTGCACCGGTGGTCGGCGCACCTCATGGTGCTGTCGGTCTCGGCCCACATGGCGAAGATGTTCTACCGAGGCGCCTACAAGGCGCCGAGGGAGTTCAACTGGGTCATCGGCGTGATCCTGCTCGCCCTCACCTTGTTCATGTCCTTCACCGGCTACCTCCTGCCCTGGGACCAGCTGGCCTACTGGGCGGTCACGGTCGGCAGCGAGATGGCGGGCTACACCCCGTTCGTCGGCGAGCAGGTCAAGGAGACTCTGATCGGGGGCAAGGTCGTCGGCTCGGCCACGCTGCTCCGCTTCTACGTGCTGCATGTCGCCGTGATGCCGGTGACCATGGTCATCGCCCTCATGTTCCACCTGTGGCGCTGGCGCAAGGACTCAATGCTCGAACTCGAGCGCAACGAGCCCGTCGGCCATCCCGCCCCCGCATCGAGTGAGGAGCTCGCCGGTGTCTGA